GGTGTCGGCCAGATGCGCTTCGTGGTCACCCACATGGCCGTTGACGAAAAGACGAAGATCTACGACGACGAGGCGATCCAGGCCGGACACGGCCGTAAGGCCTCAAGTCAGCTCGCATGGGCGCTGGGGTCGAAGGGCTGCCCGGCGATCATGCGGGAGTTCTACGGGCACAACACCGGCCCGGAGTCGAACGTGCGCGAGTACCTGCGGGTGGCGGGCCTCGACATGGACGCCGACGGAGCGTTGCGGGTGGTCGGCCAGGCCGAGCCCGGCGAGGAGTCGTCGGCGCGCCGGTTCATCCCGATGCCCGAGCTCGTCCGCACTAAGCCAGGCAGATCGACCCGGACGCCAGGGCTGAACACCGCAGCGATGCGCAAGTCCTTCGGCGACCTCATCGGCGACCGCGGGGGCGACCTCGAGTTGCCCTTCGCCCTGACCTTCCCCACCGGTGAGCAGACCGAACAGGCCTCGGCGACCAGCTGGAAGCTGCCCGTGCTCTCCTCGCACCTGCGCAGCGGCCAGGAGTTCGATGACGGAACCTCGGTGATGCACGACTACACCCGGTCCTACCAGCAGGTCTTCGTCGAGTCCTGCCGGTACCGGTTCATGCAGGAGAAGCTCGCGAACGAGCAACTCACCAACAACAAGCGCACCAAGCTGCTGGCGGACATGTCAACGACCGTCCAGCGGGCCCAGCGCTCCTTCGAAGCGATCACCACCGACGTAACCTCGCGGGTACTCACCGGTAAGAACAACGTCTTCAAGACCGGGTTGATGGCTTCGCGGCTGTCGGACTCGGCGACGATGGTGTGGACGGCCGACCCCAGGCTGGACATCGACCAGGTGGCGCTGTCGCCGGACAAGGCAGCCCGGCTCGGCCTAGAAGAGGACGATTACGCCCTGGTCTGGCGCGACCCTGTCTTGCGCGACTCGGGCGTGCGCTACCTGCGCGTGGCTCTCGACGAGCGGCTGACCGGCGCGGCGATCAACCCAGTGATGGACAAGTGCTTCGACGGCGACTTCGACGGCGACGCCGTGGCGGTGGTCAAGCTCCACTCGCAGGCGGCCAAGGATGAGGCGATGGCCAAGTTCTCGGTGCCAGCGAACCTGCTCGACACCGGCGTCGTCGACCCTGATGGGGCGCACCCACTGGCCATGCACGTCGCGCTCGACACCCAGGTCGCGGTGTCGAAGGCTCCAAAGCTGGCCGAGGAGTTCAACATCTTGAGGTCGGAGGCGAACCTGCTGCTGGCCGCCGAGCGCGGCGGAGAGTCGGCCGAGTCGATCGCCGCCCGCCGCCTCGACGTCACCGAACAGCTCTCCAACCTCTACCGCAGTGCCCAGTCACGCGAGTTCGGCTCGGCCCTGGACTTCTCCAGCGCCTACAACCACGTCGAGAGCGTTAAGGCCGTCTGCGTCGACACCGGGGCCAAGGGCAGCCTCGGGAAACTGGCCTCTTACGCCGAGAAGTTCGGTCTGCAGGTCGACGACGCCGGTGACTGGCACGACGTCGACCACGGGGAGCCGGGCATCACGAAGGTCGACCAGGAGGCATCGATGTTCGCCACGGCGATCAAGGCCCACGGCACCGGCCTCGGCGGCTCCTACAGCCAGCGGGCGGTGCGCGCGCTGAGGGGGGAGGACCTCAAGGCCGTCCTCGAGGTCACCTACCCGGTGACGCAGTCGATTCTCCAGGCCAAGCACGACGCGGCCGAGGCCCGGCACAAGTACGAGATGCTCCAGGGCCCGGGGCGTGATCTGTGGCGGGGTCGAAAGCTCGAGCACGTCGGCGTTGGGCAGTGGAAGCCCGAGTTTGTCGAGGGCGAGCCGGTGCAGGTGAGCACCGCGGAGTGGGCCGAACAGTTCCAGACCTTCTACGAAGCCCCCGACGGCTTCAACGTGCGGGTCAACCCCGAGTACGTCCAGCGGGTGGCCGAGGCCCTCACCGACCCGGACACGGGCCTGGTGCGCAACCTCGAGGAAGACACCTCGCTGGTCGGCACCGTCATGGACCGTATGGCTTACGGCGGTGACTTCGAGACCCTCGTGGCCGCGGCCACGGCCCGGGAGAACGTCTACGACGGACCGGGGAACGAGCAGTTCGCCCCGGCCCCCACGGCCCGAGCGCGGACCCGGTCGACCGAGGCCGAGACGGGCGTCGAAGCGCCGGCGGTGGAGAGGGCCATACTCAAGCGCGACGTGCTCGCCGACAGCGTCGACCAGGCGCGCACCCGCCAGGCGAATCGGCGCTCAGCCCAGGCCGTGGTCGTCGGCGGCCGGCCGGAGTACACACCCTCGATCGACATCAAGCAACCCGTGGCAGGCGAGCACGACGAAGGAATGGGGTTGTGACATGAGCGAGCGCAAGCGCCTGGGCGACGTGGAAACGGTGCCGGTGGGCCGCACGCCTATGACCGTCGACGGGCAGGGGCGGATCGACGCCGACGAGTGGGCGGCCGAGAGGACCGAGGCGCAGCCGTCCCCGGGCCCCGGAACGGGCTACCCCCCAAGGCCGGGACTGGCCGACGAGGAGCCGATCGATGCCGAGTCCACCGAGGAGCGGCCGACGACCGGCCAGAGAGCCCGCCGCGCCTGGGAGGAGAGCAGGAGGAAGGCGCGAGAGTTCTTCAGCGAGGGCGTGCAGGCCGCGATCGTCGATCACGAGGAGCAGCGGGCCAGGGACGAGGAACGGGCGGCGACCGACGACCCGGAGGCGAGCGAGCGCGAACAGCTGCTCAAGCTGCGCAGCGAGGCGAGACTGGCCGGAGAGGAGTACCTCGACTCCCTTAGGCGCTCGCAGATCTTCGTGCCCGGCTTCACCGAGGAGAAGGCGACCAAGCAGCTCGACGCCATGCAGCAGGTCTACGTGCAGATGATGGTGCAGGGCTGTCTGCGCCCACTCTCGCGCGGGGTGAACACCAACTCGGTTATCCAGGCCGTGGGGATGATGACGTCAATGGCGCTGCTGTCTGAGGACTTCCGCGACCAGGTCCGCCCACACGTCGACCAGCTCAGGGAGAAGATCCAGGACCGCATCGACACCAAGACCCGCTCGAGGGTCGGCGCGGTCGAGAAGGGCATCGAGCGCCGCCGGGACTTCTTCAGCGGGGTCGTCGACGAGGAGAAGAGGGCACGGTTGGTCGGCTCGACCGACGCGCGCTCCCAGCTGTCGAGGAAGTGGCGCAAGCGCTACGACGACCTGCTCTATCGTGAGCGCGGTCAGCGGCAGCTCTACACCCCGGAGTCGGCGGCGCTGACGGAGCTGGGTCTGATGGAGAACGCCTTCGTCCAGATGCGGAACCCGGAGACGGAATCGCAGGAGATCTACGAGTCCTACAAGGAGCTGCGCTCGCACTTGTGGGCCCAGTTCGAGGACGACGGCCTCGAACGTCAGGACGTCGTCGACCGGGTCAAGAAGATGGTTGGGGCGCGGATGGAGCACGAGCCGGAGCTGTGGACGATGTTCAGGGGCACCGCCCATGGACGAATCAACAAGTACTACCGCATTGACGGGGCCACCGGGGCCCAGGATGAGCAGTGGCGCGGGGACTGGGTGAACCATATCGGGGCCAGGATGCCGCGCGAGGCGACCTTCTCCCTGCGCCCGCCGATGACGCGCGATGAGCACAGCTCGGCGATCGCCGAGACGATGCGGATCTCGTTCGCCGACGCGGTGAGCAAGGACATGAGGCACGGCAGGGCCGACGGCGAACACTTCCGTGAGATGACCATCGGGTACATGGCTGGCTTTGCCGGACGCAGGCAGGGCATGGACCTGCGCGGGGCCCCCGCCGGTGTGCGCATGGCCGTCGAGCAATCCGAGGTGATGATGGCGACGATGACCGTCGACGGCGTCGAGCCCGAGGCCCAGCGGGCGGCGTACTCGATGGCCTATGCCAACGCCATGGACGAGGTCGCCGAGCAGTGCACGGAGGTCAAGGACCTCATGCACGAGCAGTTCGGCCCCGACTGGAAGGCGGTGCTCAAGGACGCCGCGGACAATCCGCGGGACTTCATCATCGCGATGAAGGCGAAGCCGCGACCGTACTACGCCGGAGCCGACGGGGGCCCGGCGTATGAGTCGGCCCGGGACTACGACGCCGCCCGTGAGGATCGCCAGCCGGTCTGAGGGGTCGGGGGATGAAGCACGAGAGGAGAGGCAGGAGAGATGTCGGAAGACGCGATGCAGCAGCGCAACGAGTCGCGGGGCTCGAAGTTCGCCGAGATGTTCGGCTACGTCAAGCCCGACGACCGGGCGCGGTGGTCACAGCAGCGCCAGGCGATGCGGCGGCGGCAGGGGGTGATGAAGACGGGGGTGAAGCAGTCGCTGAGCTCGATGATGGAGTTCGGGCAGATGAACGTGCAGGCCCGGCTCCAGGCCGCTCATCGAATCAAGGAGCAGGAGGCCTTCGACAACAGGAAGGACCGCGTGATCACGGGAGATGACGGCGAGGTGCGGGTCGAGTCGGTGTCGTACCGTGACAAGCAGTACAGCGATTTGGGGCCGGAGATGGAATGACTATTCATCGACGATGAACAGGACGTTGTGGGTCCTGCGCATCGTCATTCGGGTCGGACAGACTGGCTTTCAGGGAAGGGTGCGATGTCGAGGAGCAGTGGGCAGACCATGGAAACAGGGACGGGCCGGCGCATCAACAAGCGCGAATTCATCTCACGCGCGGCGAGGAGGTCGGGGCTGTCGATCAAGACGATGAGCCAGGCCCACCAGGCGCTCATGGGTGAGCTCATCGACTCCGTGGCCGGAGGCGACGTGGTCGTGCTCAATGGCTTCGGGCGGTTCTACAGGCAGGACCACAAGGGGCACAAGGTCCGCTTCGGCAAGGAGAGCGTCGGCGACTACTCGGTGCTGAAGTTCTCCGCCTCGCGCAGCGTCAACCGCAGCCTCGACGCCTGCCACGGCGTGCTCGACGGAATCACGGAGACCCGGCGCGAGTTCGCCGTGGTGTGAGGGCCACGGAGGGCCGCTCACTCGGCAGAGAGAAAAACGGAGCCCCGAGGGACGGTCCCTCGGGGCTCCTGCCTGTTCTGAGCGGGTTCAGTGGTCCGTGATGGCGATGATGGCGATGAGGACGATGACCAGCATCGCGGCGCCGGCTCCGAAAGCGGCCAGGAGGCCGCTGGCGCTCAAGCCGTCGATGGCGTCCAGGAGTCGGCTCCAGAGGCCGGAGGCGAGGCGGGAGAAGAAGCCGGTGACCCAGGCGATCACACCTGCGATGGAGACGCCAGCCAGTACACAGAGGCCGACGATGAAGCGGGAATTGCGGAGCATCAGAACCTCACCCCCAGGTCCTCTTCGAGGATCGCGAGAATGCCGAGATTGGACAGGAAAAAGACGATGGCGGCCCTCCAA
This DNA window, taken from Nocardiopsis exhalans, encodes the following:
- a CDS encoding HU family DNA-binding protein encodes the protein METGTGRRINKREFISRAARRSGLSIKTMSQAHQALMGELIDSVAGGDVVVLNGFGRFYRQDHKGHKVRFGKESVGDYSVLKFSASRSVNRSLDACHGVLDGITETRREFAVV